A single genomic interval of Pyrus communis chromosome 7, drPyrComm1.1, whole genome shotgun sequence harbors:
- the LOC137740806 gene encoding uncharacterized protein At1g66480, with product MGNTIGGRRKAMVMKISGETFKVKTPIRAWDVVKDYPGHVLLNSEAVKRFGVRARPLEPKQELKPKKIYFLVELPKFPAEEEEKQVKRRVRSGIQVSAKDRLECLMLSRRSVSDLTSVRESSTTSSSSSEGPVRMKMRLPKAQMLKLVEESKDDVEIAERIIELYMVNNGGKVEGQMVEKEEGVLQRRRGGGNLKPRHEKRVSFVPVEEEEIRLDLAPQ from the exons ATGGGGAACACAATTGGAGGAAGAAGGAAAGCAATGGTAATGAAAATCAGCGGGGAGACCTTCAAAGTAAAGACCCCGATAAGGGCATGGGACGTAGTGAAGGACTACCCAGGTCATGTCCTATTGAACTCGGAAGCTGTGAAACGTTTTGGCGTGAGGGCCAGGCCACTGGAACCAAAACAAGAATTGAAACccaagaaaatatattttcttgtcGAACTCCCCAAGTTTCcggcggaggaagaagaaaaacaagtgAAAAGAAGAGTGCGGTCGGGTATTCAAGTGAGTGCCAAGGACAGGCTCGAGTGCTTGATGCTTTCACGGCGGTCGGTGTCGGATCTTACGAGTGTTAGGGAATCGTCGACAACGTCGAGTTCATCATCGGAGGGTCCGGTGCGGATGAAGATGAGGCTGCCGAAGGCTCAAATGTTAAAACTGGTTGAAGAGAGTAAGGATGACGTGGAAATTGCTGAGAGGATAATAGAGCTTTATATGGTTAATAATGGTGGAAAGGTCGAAGGGCAGATGGTGGAGAAGGAAGAAGGCGTTTTGCAGCGGAGGCGTGGTGGTGGCAACCTCAAGCCGCGTCATGAG AAGCGAGTGAGTTTTGTCcctgtggaagaagaagaaattcgTTTAGATCTAGCCCCTCAATAG